A window of Pecten maximus unplaced genomic scaffold, xPecMax1.1, whole genome shotgun sequence contains these coding sequences:
- the LOC117320409 gene encoding maternal B9.10 protein-like, with the protein MREEIAAAVVFVTRLIRQNGSISKGKVDDFSNCLSAILVEKFQNHWYRDRPAKGQGFRCIRINPSEPIDPVLEKAASDAGLECTELLLPVEMTLWVDPEDVCC; encoded by the coding sequence ATGCGAGAGGAAATAGCCGCGGCAGTCGTGTTTGTGACACGACTTATTCGACAAAATGGTAGCATTTCGAAGGGCAAGGTAGACGACTTTTCTAATTGTTTATCCGCCATTTTGGTAGAAAAATTCCAGAATCATTGGTATAGAGATCGGCCGGCTAAGGGACAGGGATTCAGATGTATCCGAATAAATCCCTCAGAACCGATTGATCCAGTTCTGGAAAAGGCTGCTAGCGACGCCGGATTGGAATGTACAGAATTACTGTTACCAGTAGAAATGACACTCTGGGTCGACCCTGAGGATGTTTGTTGCAG